A single genomic interval of Spinacia oleracea cultivar Varoflay chromosome 6, BTI_SOV_V1, whole genome shotgun sequence harbors:
- the LOC110777568 gene encoding uncharacterized protein, producing MADWGNIPNDLATKIAEHFELLEDFEVFGFVCSRWRSAAKQAKFQANTKSSTLSVSRVPWLMLPEKDDTSNQRRFYSFYNQQVRRVSLPQPNPNEKRLLSSRGWLLSVTEKGKNMCILNPLSGAVIKLPKVSFWDQAGRGWYIYHDIYGTHYFDKFVLSENPSTTSDFTIALVLSEPYLNSSICHEIVSFWRNGSCEWDTFVECGDVYFTLYQCHDITFYQGEFYAVDDSGNIVCFQFDQSGEHQARLIKESERNMYKDQQLTIINYLVESSDRLLLVCRLKKLLDQIYRTVSFEVFELNIHNGTAERVVHLEDVAIFVGSNSSYSVNVSVDNVFKPNSIYFTDDFKVARHRHWYESNSRGTDMGVYSLAGNHIHSYYDGPFHYSKIAPFMWHEP from the coding sequence ATGGCAGACTGGGGTAATATACCTAATGATCTTGCTACTAAGATTGCTGAACACTTTGAGTTGTTAGAAGACTTTGAGGTATTCGGGTTTGTGTGCTCACGTTGGCGATCAGCAGCCAAGCAAGCCAAGTTTCAAGCCAACACCAAATCATCAACATTATCAGTATCAAGGGTGCCATGGCTTATGCTTCCTGAGAAAGACGACACCTCAAACCAACGTCGTTTTTATAGCTTCTATAACCAGCAAGTTCGGCGTGTTAGTCTCCCTCAGCCGAACCCTAACGAGAAAAGGCTGTTATCATCACGTGGATGGTTGCTATCTGTGACAGAAAAAGGTAAAAATATGTGTATCCTAAATCCATTGTCCGGTGCCGTAATAAAGCTTCCTAAGGTTAGTTTCTGGGACCAAGCCGGACGTGGTTGGTATATTTATCATGATATATATGGAACACATTATTTTGACAAATTCGTCTTGTCAGAGAACCCTTCAACCACTTCCGATTTCACAATCGCGTTGGTTTTATCCGAACCTTATTTAAACTCAAGTATCTGTCACGAAATCGTGTCGTTCTGGAGGAACGGGAGTTGTGAATGGGATACGTTTGTGGAATGTGGGGATGTTTACTTCACATTATATCAATGCCATGATATCACTTTTTACCAGGGAGAATTCTATGCTGTTGATGATTCGGGAAACATTGTTTGCTTTCAATTCGACCAATCGGGTGAACATCAAGCCCGATTGATCAAGGAATCGGAACGTAATATGTACAAAGATCAACAACTTACAATTATTAACTACTTGGTTGAATCTTCGGATCGATTATTGCTTGTTTGTAGACTGAAAAAATTGTTGGATCAAATCTATCGAACCGTGTCGTTCGAGGTATTTGAGTTAAATATTCACAATGGGACGGCTGAAAGAGTAGTTCACTTGGAGGATGTAGCAATTTTCGTGGGTTCAAACTCTTCTTATTCCGTTAATGTCTCTGTTGATAATGTCTTTAAACCTAACTCCATTTATTTTACAGATGATTTTAAGGTGGCTCGCCATAGACATTGGTATGAATCAAATAGCAGGGGTACGGACATGGGTGTTTACAGTTTAGCAGGCAATCATATTCATAGCTATTATGATGGTCCATTTCATTATAGTAAAATTGCACCATTTATGTGGCATGAGCCTTGA
- the LOC130463626 gene encoding alpha-amylase-like, with translation MVLERENQIEKFDRYLNVVGTGYSGVSAFDFTTKCILASAVEGEWWRMKDPNGRPSGLIGIMPKNAVTFIDNHDTGSTQNLWPFPSDKVVLGYAYILTHPGIPSIFYDHYMQWGLKEEIVKLTSIRQRNAISETSSVNIMASNADLYAAMIDGKIIVKLGTRTDLGNLIPSNFKVSTYGNDYCVSEKQG, from the exons atggttCTGGAAAGGGAAAATCAG ATAGAGAAGTTTGACCGATACCTAAACGTAGTTGGCACTGGATACTCCGGCGTTTCTGCATTTGATTTCACTACCAAATGTATTCTTGCATCTGCTGTTGAAGGTGAATGGTGGAGGATGAAGGACCCCAATGGCAGGCCCAGTGGCTTGATAGGAATTATGCCCAAAAATGCTGTTACTTTTATTGATAATCATGACACCGGATCAACCCAAAATTTATGGCCCTTTCCCTCAGACAAAGTCGTTCTAGGATATGCTTATATTCTCACACACCCAGGAATTCCATCCATA TTCTATGATCATTATATGCAATGGGGGCTCAAGGAAGAAATTGTAAAACTGACTTCGATCAGGCAAAGGAACGCAATAAGTGAAACAAGTAGTGTGAATATAATGGCCTCCAATGCAGACTTATATGCAGCAATGATCGATGGCAAGATAATAGTTAAGCTTGGAACAAGAACTGATCTTGGAAATCTTATTCCCTCCAATTTTAAAGTTTCTACTTATGGAAATGACTATTGTGTTTCGGAGAAGCAAGGCTAA
- the LOC110785358 gene encoding FBD-associated F-box protein At3g52670-like — protein sequence MYFLNFLSSTKIPNFLFQDFKMEEQTLINGENMMSIDNNINNGGSVNNLQQQDRLSSLPEPLLTKILTHLPLHSAATTSVLSHRWRHRWTKVSRLILDSYHFHMSHSSHGYLKFAKFSATVNHILQQVTPPTIRTFFLRYPYPETEDEIEKWSSFFAIWIRQICSRNPEELMVTLQPPGEISPLLTLPACVFETLSLVKLELCGRFVCEFPDNTKNRGFVLPNLKTLELNSVHMSPDLMGKFVKCCPLLESLSLDLKWVENRLVMEISGANLKFLDVEMNGSSEHSKFLIDAPQLEDIRLHGCFAYYHFVNNQSTLIEANLGFHPTTIFQGKKDNLSCFSVLFGEISSAKVLHLWDNLDVLNCVNANVLKSFNYLTGLRLTYVSAFKGNPIPACLLAKLKWIEMDEINGSDNDLKLLKYILRKAEVLEEVFVKVSFMEVATDDETDQDLLWKEIEFCRKLFKLSRKSLTCEIQFSGDYIQSSSKHSQNGSIVCQVDSLNQYELLLQM from the coding sequence ATGTATTTCCTAAATTTCCTTAGCTCTACAAAAATTCCCAATTTTCTCTTTCAAGATTTCAAAATGGAAGAACAAACCCTAATAAATGGCGAGAACATGATGAGTATCGacaacaacatcaacaatgGCGGCTCTGTAAACAATCTACAACAACAAGATCGACTAAGCTCTCTCCCTGAACCACTCCTTACCAAAATTCTCACTCATCTCCCCCTCCATTCCGCCGCTACCACATCCGTCTTATCCCACCGTTGGCGCCACCGCTGGACCAAAGTCTCTCGCCTCATCTTAGACAGCTATCACTTCCACATGTCCCACAGCTCCCATGGGTACCTCAAATTCGCTAAATTCTCCGCCACCGTCAACCACATTCTTCAACAAGTCACTCCCCCGACAATCCGGACATTCTTCCTTCGTTACCCGTACCCTGAAACTGAAGACGAAATCGAAAAGTGGTCCTCCTTTTTTGCCATCTGGATTCGTCAGATTTGCAGCCGGAATCCCGAAGAACTCATGGTAACTCTTCAACCCCCTGGCGAAATTTCCCCTCTCCTTACTTTACCAGCTTGTGTTTTCGAAACGCTTTCTTTAGTAAAACTCGAATTATGTGGTCGTTTTGTTTGTGAGTTTCCTGATAATACTAAAAATAGAGGTTTTGTTTTGCCTAATTTGAAAACCCTAGAGTTGAATTCAGTTCATATGAGTCCTGATTTGATGGGTAAGTTTGTGAAGTGTTGCCCATTGTTGGAATCTTTATCTTTGGATTTAAAATGGGTTGAGAATCGACTTGTTATGGAAATATCGGGTGCGAATTTGAAGTTCTTAGATGTGGAAATGAATGGATCTTCCGAGCACAGCAAGTTTCTGATTGATGCACCCCAGTTGGAAGATATTCGGCTACATGGTTGTTTCGCGTATTATCATTTTGTTAACAATCAAAGTACATTGATTGAAGCTAACCTTGGCTTTCATCCAACTACCATTTTCCAAGGAAAGAAGGATAATCTTAGCTGCTTTTCTGTGCTTTTTGGAGAGATTTCTAGTGCTAAGGTCCTTCACTTGTGGGATAATCTTGATGTGCTTAACTGTGTTAATGCCAATGTCTTGAAAAGCTTCAATTATCTGACCGGGCTTCGCCTGACTTATGTGTCGGCTTTCAAGGGGAATCCCATACCTGCTTGTTTGTTAGCTAAGCTTAAGTGGATAGAGATGGATGAAATTAATGGGAGTGACAATGATCTCAAGTTGCTAAAGTACATCCTTCGTAAGGCTGAGGTTTTAGAGGAGGTTTTTGTTAAGGTTTCTTTCATGGAGGTAGCCACAGATGATGAAACTGATCAGGATTTACTATGGAAGGAAATCGAGTTTTGTAGGAAATTGTTCAAGCTTTCAAGGAAGTCATTGACTTGTGAGATTCAGTTCTCTGGTGATTATATACAATCATCAAGTAAGCACTCTCAAAATGGATCAATTGTTTGTCAAGTTGATTCCTTGAATCAGTACGAACTGCTCCTGCAAATGTGA